One segment of Gopherus flavomarginatus isolate rGopFla2 chromosome 8, rGopFla2.mat.asm, whole genome shotgun sequence DNA contains the following:
- the UTP14A gene encoding U3 small nucleolar RNA-associated protein 14 homolog A, translating into MAEEDLFRSDHPVSASEDEGDGNEERRHRQLLEAVSSLAGRKRRKLTERTEASLQVSEFNLSCEGAREKLVLPELLGSIRASSSLGIVKKQLNRVKQKKSVELPLSKQESERVVREAAYNKTSKAVAKWEQVVLQNRRAEQLVFPLKQEQMGVAPIEEVLTSWKARTPLEQEIFSLLHKTQQPVTDPLLTPLEEASLRAMSLEEAQLRRAELQKARALQSYYEAKARRKKKIKSKKYHRVLQKGRSRKALKEFEVLRKLDPEAALAKLEEIEKSRIEERMGLRHQNKGKWARSRAIMAKYNLEDRKAMQEQLARNKELTQKMPMESEGEEEGDMAGEGLLPDSINEVQPSTDGANPWMLGKPSSEAKDSGMQEDPKDPRESVAQEDAGNEMSEEEILLQDFEQRRCTRQQTGIPEPEGAGEAEEAHLFVELLSNVQTGPGVEQPAQGPEEPLLSEQLGRRCTLEEIDALGQEEGAEEQEQPWPTRTLQKSEEDGCAGGGHTAKKAPKQKMINLQAVLAGESHVIQCPAQPVSVQDEQEEEAADQRLVIKEAFAGDDVIADFLREKHKVEQAGKPQAINLVLPGWGEWGGTGLQPSARKRKRFLIKPVPGPPRRDQHLPHVIISQQRNILAAAHQVNEVPFPFEHHQQFEQSIRAPVGPTWNTQRAFQKLTAPRILTQSGHIIQPISAEDASPQSTVPTRGGSAALAPTPQHSRHHQRPRKKAR; encoded by the exons ATGGCAGAGGAGGATTTGTTCCGGAGCGACCACCCTGTGAGCGCCAGCGAGGATGAG GGGGACGGCAATGAGGAGAGGCGGCATCGTCAGCTCTTGGAGGCTGTCAGCTCCCTTGCTGGAAGGAAGCG GCGGAAGCTGACAGAACGCACAGAAGCGAGCTTGCAGGTGTCCGAGTTCAACCTCAGCTGCGAAG GTGCAAGGGAGAAGCTGGTCCTGCCTGAGCTGCTGGGGTCCATCCGAGCCTCATCCTCCTTGGGCATTGTGAAGAAGCAATTAAATAGAGTCAAGCAGAAAAAGTCTGTGGAGCTGCCACTCAGCAAACAGGAGTCAGAGCGG GTTGTGAGGGAAGCTGCCTACAATAAGACCTCGAAGGCCGTTGCCAAGTGGGAGCAAGTGGTTCTGCAGAACCGACGAGCGGAGCAGTTGGTTTTCCCCCTGAAGCAGGAGCAGATGGGGGTTGCACCCATCGAGGAGGTGTTGACCAGCTGGAAG GCCCGAACGCCGCTGGAGCAGGAGATCTTCAGTCTTCTCCATAAGACGCAGCAGCCGGTGACGGACCCGCTGCTGACGCCTCTGGAAGAGGCCTCACTGCGGGCGATGAGCCTGGAGGAG GCTCAGCTGCGCCGGGCAGAGCTGCAGAAGGCCCGTGCCCTGCAGTCCTACTATGAGGCCAAGGCCCGACGAAAGAAGAAGATCAAGAGCAAGAA GTACCACCGAGTGCTCCAGAAGGGCAGGAGTCGCAAGGCCCTGAAGGAGTTTGAGGTGCTGCGGAAGCTAGACCCTGAGGCTGCCCTGGCAAAGCTGGAGGAGATAGAGAAAAGCAGGATTGAG GAGAGGATGGGCCTCAGGCACCAAAACAAGGGGAAATGGGCCCGCTCCAGGGCCATTATGGCCAAGTACAACTTGGAG GACCGCAAGGCCATGCAGGAGCAGCTGGCCAGGAACAAGGAGCTGACCCAGAAAATGCCTATGGAGTCAGAGGGCGAAGAGGAGGGTGACATGGCTGGGGAAGGCCTTCTCCCAGACTCCATCAATGAAGTGCAGCCCAGCACGGATGGAGCCAACCCTTGGATGTTGGGGAAACCCAGCAGTGAAGCAAAGGActctgggatgcaggaggatCCCAAGGACCCCAGAGAGTCTGTTGCCCAAGAGGATGCTGGGAATGAGATGTCAGAGGAGGAGATCTTGTTACAAGACTTTGAGCAAAGACGATGTACACGGCAACAGACGGGGATCCCAGAGCCTGAGG GTGCTGGCGAAGCAGAGGAGGCACACTTGTTTGTGGAGCTTCTGTCAAATGTGCAGACGGGTCCTGGAGTGGAACAACCTGCCCAGGGGCCAGAGGAGCCGCTGCTGTCCGAGCAGCTGGGCAGGCGGTGCACACTGGAGGAGATAGATGCTTTgggccaggaggagggggcagaagagCAGGAGCAGCCCTGGCCCACCAGGACACTGCAGAAGTCTGAGGAAGATGGCTGTGCTGGGGGTGGCCACACAGCCAAGAAGGCACCTAAGCAGAAGATGATCAATCTGCAGGCGGTCCTGGCTGGGGAGTCCCACGTGATCCAATGTCCTGCTCAGCCAGTCTCTGTGCAAGACGAA caggaggaggaggctgcagaCCAGAGGCTGGTGATCAAGGAGGCCTTTGCAGGGGACGACGTCATTGCTGACTTCCTGCGGGAGAAGCACAAGGTGGAGCAGGCGGGGAAGCCGCAGGCCATAAACCTGGTTCTACCCGGATGGGGCGAGTGGGGTGGCACAGGGCTGCAGCCTAGCGCCAGGAAGAGGAAGCG GTTCCTCATCAAGCCGGTGCCGGGGCCACCCAGGAGAGATCAGCACCTGCCCCATGTCATCATCAGCCAGCAGCGCAACatcctggctgcagcacaccag GTCAACGAGGTCCCATTCCCCTTCGAGCACCACCAGCAGTTTGAGCAGAGCATCCGGGCGCCGGTGGGGCCCACGTGGAACACACAGCGAGCCTTCCAGAAGCTGACAGCCCCTCGCATCCTCACCCAGTCAGGCCAcatcatccagcccatatctgCTGAGGACGCTAGCCCGCAGAGCACTGTGCCCACCCGTGGAGGCAGCGCTGCCCTAGCCCCCACACCTCAGCATTCCAGGCACCACCAGCGGCCCCGCAAGAAGGCTCGCTAG